The following coding sequences lie in one Saimiri boliviensis isolate mSaiBol1 chromosome 6, mSaiBol1.pri, whole genome shotgun sequence genomic window:
- the OOSP2 gene encoding oocyte-secreted protein 2, which produces MKVSMALEALMLLAVLIWPGAENLHVKINCSLDWLMVSVVPLEENRNLYIFADELHLGVGCPANRIQTYVYEFIYLVHDCGIRTRVISEETLLFQTELYFNPRNIHRDPEEISLECSASRKSVWLTPVSTENDLKLDPSPFIADFQATPEELGLLSSIKLLSAKGEMET; this is translated from the exons ATGAAGGTCTCCATGGCTTTAGAAGCATTGATGCTCCTTGCTGTCTTGATTTGGCCTGGTGCTGAGAACTTACATG TGAAAATAAATTGCTCTCTGGACTGGTTGATGGTTTCAGTTGTCCCacttgaagaaaacagaaatctgtATATATTTGCAGATGAATTACATCTGGGAGTGGGCTGCCCTGCAAATCGGATACAAACATATGTATATGAGTTTATATATCTTGTTCATGATTGTGGCATCAGGACAAGG GTAATTTCTGAGGAAACGCTCCTTTTTCAAACGGAGCTGTACTTTAACCCAAGGAATATACATCGTGACCCTGAGGAAATCTCTTTGGAGTGTTCTGCGTCTAG GAAATCAGTGTGGCTTACACCAGTTTCTACTGAGAATGACCTAAAATTGGATCCTAGTCCTTTTATTGCTGACTTTCAGGCAACACCAGAAGAGTTAGGATTATTATCTTCTATCAAATTGCTCTCAGCTAAAGGAGAAATGGAAACTTGA